One segment of Deinococcus yavapaiensis KR-236 DNA contains the following:
- a CDS encoding TetR/AcrR family transcriptional regulator produces the protein MSAAPPRRRLQAQDRRDQILRTARDLFIERGFEGVGMADLADALGTSRPTIYTYFPSTIAILEELLRQRLDALPERLARHLHTEEPVSFAALFEAILQEEDLLRLLNSGGGPLFRSRRQEFLGALEARLDLRHLPGIKGETLRRHPLLLPLLLDLLTNAAYNKLNRHDVDLAELTALLDVFAQSGVRAVAELP, from the coding sequence ATGAGCGCCGCTCCGCCTCGCCGCCGCCTGCAAGCGCAAGATCGCCGCGACCAGATCCTGCGCACAGCTCGCGACCTCTTCATAGAACGCGGCTTCGAAGGGGTCGGCATGGCCGATCTCGCCGACGCCCTCGGCACGTCCCGCCCCACCATCTACACCTACTTCCCGTCCACCATCGCCATCCTCGAAGAGCTCCTTCGGCAGCGTCTCGACGCCCTGCCCGAACGGCTCGCGCGCCACCTGCACACCGAGGAGCCCGTCTCGTTCGCCGCGCTCTTCGAAGCGATCTTGCAAGAAGAAGACTTGCTGAGGTTGCTCAACAGCGGCGGCGGTCCCCTCTTCCGCAGCCGACGTCAGGAGTTCCTCGGCGCCCTCGAGGCGCGCCTCGACCTGCGCCACTTGCCGGGCATCAAAGGCGAGACGCTGCGCCGCCATCCCCTGCTGCTGCCGCTGCTGCTCGACTTGCTCACGAACGCCGCGTACAACAAGCTCAATCGGCACGACGTCGACCTCGCCGAGCTCACCGCGCTGCTCGACGTCTTCGCGCAAAGCGGCGTGCGCGCCGTCGCCGAACTTCCCTGA